The Lolium perenne isolate Kyuss_39 chromosome 6, Kyuss_2.0, whole genome shotgun sequence genome segment GTTACAAAGGAATGATAAATATATGGCTAGAAATGTACCAAATCTCATAATAATTAATTATTCTAGCCATCATGGATATGGGAAGGACTACAAAAATGGCTGCCTCTTTTAATAAATAACAGTAAGCAATTACCCTGTAAGTCAATAAACAAATTATGTGCAGCAACACAACTAAGGACTAAGGTAGTCTTTCACCAACTATCAATATAATGCAATTATCAAAATCTATCATTTCCATCATTCTGAGTAACATATTTGAACATGGAATATGGTAGTTAAAGATATTGAGCTGGTCCTGAAACATGTATGACCTACAAATAATCAAACACGTATTCTAACATCTGCCGATCTCAAAAGTCTAAGAACATACTAATCTAGAGTAAGAATAGTTAGTCCTTAAGGACACATTGGCTGATCTAAAATGATGAGAGTAGGTAAAATATAACTCAAAGCCTAAGAATATTTAGAAAAACTTGCATTGATTCTTTCCACTAACGCTTCTGACCCAATAAGAGTATCTAGGCAGAGATGGTAATCAAGATGAATAAAAATAGTTCTGGACAAAACTCAGTGGTATACGTAACTCTCGAATAGAGGCTTGAATGCACGATTTTCCATGTCGCTAATTTTCTGAGTGGGTTGAATACAAGTGCGAAATACCTGCAACTTCAAGGTTGTATTTCATCTATCTCAGTTTCAGCTCAATATGAGCAGAACAAATGGCATATCACAAAGAGACAATTTCAATACAGTGAACACATATGTacaacttcttcttcttcttccataaCATGCCTGAAACAAAACAACACAAAGAAGTGACAATCTACACCAGTAGATCAATAGTTGTTAGAACGGACCAGATTTCACAACATAATCTTACCCCATATTGTTCATTCTTAGAACACCAAATTACAACTAATAGCCTGCTATTTTAGATCCACAGAGGAAACAAAAGAGAGCTACATGGAAAAGTTAGTGGCCTAACAAGGTTCCTAAAAGCAGGCTCTTGATAGGAGATCTAAGAAAAAATCTCTCTCAAGCAGGTTCTTGCATACTGTGCATCAACTAATCAAGGAACAAAAGTACATCTGATCTACCATCAAAGGCTATCACGTACCAAACAAGAATTAGAGGAAGATACCAACACTCTTGAAGATCCACCCGCTCGTCTCCATTTTCGTAAGCCTCTGCAAGCATAGATCAATGGTGGAGGCAGGGATGAGGTTGACTCATGCGGGGAGAGCCGAGGACAAAGGGGAGGAGAGCCACGTCGTACCCTACATGCTCCCCACGAGCCGTCCAGAAAGGGGAGACAAGGGAGAAGAGAAGATGCCCTCCCCATCCCGTGCTCCTACCATGGGCCGACGAGCTGCTCATGCTCCCCGTCGTGGTCGGGGACGTGTTGGCGACCAGATCTTGCGGCCGCCGGCATAGTTTGAGCTCCCCATGTGCGCCCGCATCTGCATCGTCGCCGCCGGCCGTAGGAGGTCGGGATCTGGGTCGAGGTACAGAGAGGAGATGAGGAGTTGAGGAGATCGAGAGAAAGAGAGCAAAGATAAGGGCGCACCTTCGCTGCCGTCGTTGCCGCATCACCCAGGCgcgcgctcgccgtcgccgccgcagtCGCTGCCGTCGCCCGGGCACACGCTTGCCGCCGCCGTTTCCAGTCGTGCGCTCGTCGTCTCCGTCACGCGCGCGCTCGCCGCCGTCGTTGCAGGCGCGGCCTTCGTCGTCGCCGTCACGCGCGCGCTCGCCGCCGCAGTCGTCGCCGTCGCCCAGGCgcgcgctcgccgccgccgctcccatGTTCTTTCCGGTTGGAGATGGGGCGTGGGAACGAGACGGGATTGGGGAGGAGCATGGGTGGCGATTG includes the following:
- the LOC127307364 gene encoding uncharacterized protein, which codes for MGAAAASARLGDGDDCGGERARDGDDEGRACNDGGERARDGDDERTTGNGGGKRVPGRRQRLRRRRRARAWVMRQRRQRRSRPPTAGGDDADAGAHGELKLCRRPQDLVANTSPTTTGSMSSSSAHGRSTGWGGHLLFSLVSPFWTARGEHVGGLRKWRRAGGSSRVLVSSSNSCLACYGRRRRSCTYVFTVLKLSLCDMPFVLLILS